From the Halalkalicoccus sp. CGA53 genome, one window contains:
- a CDS encoding carboxymuconolactone decarboxylase family protein, whose protein sequence is MGDEIDDPEELPSAAGEFAEEYRDVWEAYADLGEACSEAGPVADETKRLVKLALAIGTGSEGAVHSHVRRGLDEGISPEELKHVAVLSIPTIGFPGAIAALSWIEDETD, encoded by the coding sequence ATGGGTGACGAGATCGACGACCCGGAGGAGCTACCGTCGGCCGCCGGCGAGTTCGCCGAGGAGTACCGCGATGTCTGGGAGGCGTACGCCGACCTGGGTGAGGCCTGTTCCGAGGCTGGCCCTGTCGCGGACGAGACGAAACGACTCGTGAAGCTCGCGCTCGCGATCGGGACGGGGTCCGAGGGAGCCGTCCACTCGCACGTCCGTCGCGGGCTCGACGAGGGGATCTCCCCCGAGGAGCTGAAACACGTTGCGGTGCTCTCGATCCCGACGATCGGGTTCCCCGGAGCGATCGCCGCGCTGAGCTGGATCGAGGACGAGACCGACTGA
- a CDS encoding group I truncated hemoglobin: MENPTLYERLGGRESIAAVVDSFYERVLADDRLAHYFEATDMQRQRAHQTQFLSSVAGGPVEYTGGDMESVHSHLDISTREFDAIANHLDRTLSEFDVDDADRNEVLEAFYGYEDEIVTTV, encoded by the coding sequence ATGGAGAATCCAACCCTCTACGAACGACTGGGTGGACGTGAGTCGATCGCCGCGGTCGTCGATTCGTTCTACGAGCGCGTGCTCGCCGACGACCGACTGGCACACTACTTCGAGGCCACCGATATGCAGCGTCAGCGGGCCCATCAGACACAGTTTCTCAGTTCGGTCGCCGGCGGGCCAGTCGAGTACACCGGCGGGGACATGGAGTCCGTCCACTCCCACCTCGACATCAGCACCCGGGAGTTCGACGCGATCGCGAACCACCTCGATCGGACGCTCTCGGAGTTCGACGTCGACGACGCCGACCGGAACGAGGTGCTGGAGGCGTTCTACGGGTACGAGGACGAGATCGTAACGACCGTGTAG
- a CDS encoding CPBP family intramembrane glutamic endopeptidase, whose protein sequence is MNSDGQRRPEGRLALLARTGTPWGFPVIYLGWAYLFWAPIVVSGESVWSFPNVGLFVVGGTSPLLAGVLLSWLLYGRPGLRDLGNRLIDIGRIGPRWWPILVLFWPVFNLCMAGGALVFGITPAPLEVVSTDRLFDPVAVVSILVFAFVFPLPEEIGLRGYWLDQLQERFSALTAGLINGTTWAIWHAPFVFLPGYYAHTTFQPELSWWLPMLVLATLFHVWVYNNTDRSILAVLVFHAFVNLTGEVMGFAAEMYPFVLTGYVLVTAVLVVGWSPESLRGWKRTRPTVTRPGGKSL, encoded by the coding sequence ATGAACTCGGACGGGCAGCGACGACCCGAGGGGAGACTGGCGCTCCTCGCACGCACTGGTACCCCGTGGGGATTCCCCGTCATCTATCTCGGCTGGGCGTATCTGTTCTGGGCGCCGATAGTCGTATCGGGCGAGTCGGTCTGGTCGTTCCCGAACGTCGGGCTGTTCGTCGTCGGTGGGACGAGCCCGTTACTGGCCGGCGTCCTCCTGAGTTGGCTCCTCTACGGGCGTCCGGGGCTGCGTGACCTGGGGAACCGACTGATCGATATCGGTCGGATCGGCCCGCGGTGGTGGCCGATACTCGTGCTGTTCTGGCCCGTGTTCAATCTGTGCATGGCCGGTGGCGCGCTGGTGTTCGGGATCACACCAGCGCCTCTGGAGGTCGTCTCGACCGACCGCCTGTTCGACCCGGTGGCAGTGGTCTCGATCCTCGTCTTCGCGTTCGTCTTTCCACTACCCGAAGAGATCGGTCTTCGCGGCTACTGGCTGGACCAGCTCCAGGAACGCTTCAGTGCGCTCACGGCGGGGCTTATAAACGGGACGACATGGGCGATCTGGCACGCTCCGTTCGTGTTCTTGCCCGGCTATTACGCGCACACGACGTTCCAGCCGGAGCTGTCGTGGTGGCTACCGATGCTCGTCCTCGCCACGCTCTTTCACGTGTGGGTGTACAACAACACGGATCGGAGCATCCTCGCGGTACTGGTGTTCCACGCGTTCGTGAACCTGACGGGCGAAGTCATGGGGTTCGCCGCCGAGATGTACCCGTTCGTCCTCACGGGCTACGTTCTCGTGACAGCAGTCCTCGTCGTGGGGTGGAGTCCCGAATCACTCCGCGGGTGGAAGAGGACTCGGCCGACGGTAACGCGCCCCGGAGGGAAGTCCCTGTAG